AACGCAATGTCGGAGAACCGAGTAGGATTCAGTCCGGGAATCTGTGGCGCCATGAGGCCGGAGACGATGGTGACCACGCCTCGCCGCTTGCaaggggcgacggcgacgtgccTCCCGCCCGatgtgacgacggcgacgaggggaTCCGGCGACGAATCGAGCGGCGAGGAGAGGACCGATTTGGAGTACACGTTGACGTAGGCCCCGATCCCGATGAATACCCCCGGCTGGCCGATCGCTCCGTCCACGGCGGCGAGGTTCAGCCATGGGAGAGGCgtgatcgccgccgtcgccgctgaaGCAGACGAGGAGAGGGGGTTCAGAAGGGAGCAGCCGCCGTCGCGGTGTATCAGGAAGGCGAGGTtgtcgacggcgaggtggccgACGACGCCGTGGCGGGGGATGGGGGTGGGGCAGCGGATGGGCTCGCCGTCGAGGTCGACGAGGCCCCCGTCGCGGAGGGCGAGccacggcagcggcgggggcaGCCGCGGGTGGCGACCCCGCGCGGCGCCCGCGCGCCAGgagcggcagacggcgcggaggcggacgcgGTCGGGGAGGgacgggaggcggaggagcacgAGGCCCAGCAGGTCCGCCGGGAGGTCCCCCCACGGCAATggcggctgcgccgccgccatcttcctcctcgtcgtcgtcggcggcggcggcggcggcggcggcggcggtgtttgggagagaggaatGGTGTGTGAGTGTTCTATTTAGATGGACTATTTAGATGGGCCACACGGAAGGCCCATTTCAAGCCCATGTGAAACTGAGTCTTATTGTTTGGcccaattaaaaaaaagagagaggcgaatttaacaaaactatagatttatttATAAGGTATGGTATTACACAACCACATTTTTATTGTGATAAAGTTATTTAATAACTATAAAATTTAGAGTTTATAAAGCTGTAGTTGTGTGATAAAATTGAAGTTAAATATGTAATTCTGTGATACATTGTTTTAGATCTATAG
This genomic window from Oryza sativa Japonica Group chromosome 12, ASM3414082v1 contains:
- the LOC9269040 gene encoding uncharacterized protein, encoding MAAAQPPLPWGDLPADLLGLVLLRLPSLPDRVRLRAVCRSWRAGAARGRHPRLPPPLPWLALRDGGLVDLDGEPIRCPTPIPRHGVVGHLAVDNLAFLIHRDGGCSLLNPLSSSASAATAAITPLPWLNLAAVDGAIGQPGVFIGIGAYVNVYSKSVLSSPLDSSPDPLVAVVTSGGRHVAVAPCKRRGVVTIVSGLMAPQIPGLNPTRFSDIAFLGGNLYTLTNAEGLLVLDLGSNGVDDPPNASHRRCIADDPNQHEYYIDGSTKNKSLVLRYLVGSNGRLLMVRRWMNCRQQYYAGDMDKTRGFEVFAAVISDGHGQWVKVDSLGDQAIFLSSECSKSVTASQCADGIQQDCIYFMHRIYDNPTKECHGPCVDPLGDSGVYNMRDGTINLLRPRAVMSELRWKRQYLTWFFPSDE